A region of Chitinophaga horti DNA encodes the following proteins:
- a CDS encoding transglycosylase domain-containing protein: MNKSLKPMADKVRKNAVKILWYTVFGGIGFVVLLVLLINFRIIGNMPPMEDLENPSAALASVVLGDDGYVLGKYYEVDRSNSEYKDISPNVIKALIATEETRFYENSGIDAKATAAIPFYLLKGDKRGSSTITQQLALNLRNDRLNTTRASNILARGFQKLEEWIVAIKLERNFTKQEILTLYLNTVAFGDNVYGIENGARTFFSKSAATLTISEAAVLVGMLKGTTLYNPRRNPREAMARRNTVIENMLKENKITAAEAAKAKAEPIVLKYNKVDHNKGLAPYFREVLRDELKQWCKTHTKADGSNYNLSRDGLRIYTTINPRMQLYAEESVAQHLKDLQKVFYQQSNIKSGSVWKKWDKELQKLVKQTDRYRNMKADDASEEEIAKAFNTKTEMEIFSWIDTKNPEKNKRDTVMTPLDSLKYMRAVLQAGFMAMDPESGEVKAWVGGPNFFYFKNDHVKNMQRQVGSTFKPFLYTFAVMSGISPNDHLPNEPIVWGNWRPKNSEGSTGGSYTMAAAMAKSLNLVAVYLIRELSVKGFVDFVKNKVGFKANIPEVGAIALGAVDISLFEMLQGYTMFPGRGFNTKPVYITRIEDRNGNILQNFPTEKREVIGETDAYTMVKMMQGVVDFGTAARIRNRFGLKGEIAGKTGTTNDNTDGWFIGYTPQLLAGAWVGCENNFIHFSTTANGQGANTGLPIWAYFFQKVYADKTLGIDPNSTFPIPANMRTDLYLNYDSNMESGAEADDVGNGAADDYGFQEDASGYADQPAENNPPKPAQPANNTPKPAQPATNPPAKPVQQQPATNTPAQQPKATYPPKPGKGN, translated from the coding sequence TAAGGTGAGGAAAAATGCAGTGAAGATTTTGTGGTATACCGTGTTTGGCGGGATCGGATTTGTGGTACTGCTGGTATTACTCATCAACTTTCGCATTATCGGTAATATGCCCCCCATGGAGGACCTGGAAAATCCCAGCGCCGCCCTGGCTTCCGTTGTACTTGGCGACGACGGTTATGTGTTGGGTAAATATTATGAGGTGGACCGCTCCAATAGTGAGTATAAAGATATATCCCCCAACGTGATCAAAGCGCTGATCGCCACGGAGGAAACCCGTTTCTACGAGAACTCCGGTATCGACGCAAAAGCTACTGCTGCCATCCCGTTTTACCTGTTAAAGGGCGACAAACGTGGTTCCAGTACGATTACCCAACAGCTGGCGCTCAACCTGCGTAACGACCGCTTAAATACCACCCGTGCATCCAACATACTTGCCAGGGGCTTTCAGAAGCTGGAAGAATGGATCGTGGCGATCAAACTGGAAAGGAATTTTACCAAGCAGGAAATTCTCACTTTATACCTGAACACTGTTGCCTTCGGCGACAACGTATACGGCATTGAGAACGGCGCCCGTACCTTCTTCAGCAAAAGCGCAGCTACCCTTACAATTTCGGAAGCGGCCGTACTGGTGGGCATGCTGAAAGGCACCACGCTGTACAATCCCCGCCGTAACCCACGCGAAGCGATGGCACGCCGTAATACGGTGATCGAGAACATGCTGAAGGAAAATAAGATCACCGCCGCCGAAGCAGCCAAAGCCAAAGCAGAACCGATCGTACTCAAATACAACAAGGTTGACCATAATAAAGGGCTGGCCCCGTACTTCCGCGAAGTGCTGCGCGATGAACTGAAACAATGGTGTAAAACGCATACGAAAGCAGACGGCTCTAATTACAACCTGAGCCGGGACGGACTGCGCATCTACACCACGATCAATCCGCGTATGCAGCTGTATGCCGAAGAATCGGTAGCGCAACACCTGAAAGACCTGCAAAAGGTATTTTACCAGCAATCCAACATCAAGTCGGGCAGTGTTTGGAAGAAGTGGGACAAAGAACTGCAAAAACTGGTGAAACAAACGGACCGCTACCGTAACATGAAGGCGGATGACGCATCCGAAGAAGAAATTGCCAAAGCGTTTAACACTAAAACCGAAATGGAGATCTTCTCCTGGATCGATACCAAGAACCCGGAGAAGAACAAACGTGATACAGTAATGACGCCGCTCGACTCGCTGAAATACATGCGTGCCGTGTTACAGGCCGGCTTTATGGCCATGGACCCGGAAAGCGGCGAGGTGAAAGCCTGGGTAGGCGGCCCGAACTTCTTTTACTTCAAGAACGATCACGTAAAGAATATGCAACGCCAGGTAGGTTCTACTTTCAAACCTTTCCTGTATACGTTTGCGGTGATGAGCGGCATTTCCCCGAACGACCATCTGCCTAACGAACCTATCGTATGGGGCAACTGGCGCCCTAAAAACTCCGAAGGCAGCACCGGTGGCAGCTACACGATGGCAGCTGCGATGGCAAAATCACTGAACTTAGTGGCGGTGTACCTCATCCGGGAACTGTCGGTAAAAGGCTTTGTTGACTTTGTAAAGAATAAGGTTGGCTTTAAAGCGAACATCCCCGAAGTAGGTGCGATCGCGTTAGGTGCGGTAGATATTTCGCTCTTTGAAATGTTGCAGGGTTACACGATGTTCCCGGGCCGCGGCTTTAATACGAAGCCCGTATATATCACCCGCATTGAAGACCGCAATGGTAACATTCTGCAAAACTTCCCTACCGAAAAACGGGAAGTGATCGGTGAAACGGATGCTTATACCATGGTGAAAATGATGCAGGGCGTGGTGGACTTCGGTACAGCCGCCCGTATCCGCAACCGCTTCGGCCTGAAAGGCGAAATCGCCGGTAAAACCGGTACGACGAACGACAACACCGACGGATGGTTCATCGGCTATACACCACAGCTGCTCGCAGGCGCCTGGGTAGGTTGTGAGAACAACTTCATCCACTTCTCTACCACGGCTAACGGTCAGGGTGCAAACACCGGTTTACCAATATGGGCTTACTTCTTCCAGAAGGTGTATGCGGATAAAACATTGGGCATCGATCCAAATTCAACGTTCCCGATACCCGCTAATATGCGTACAGATTTGTACCTGAATTATGATTCCAACATGGAGTCTGGTGCGGAAGCAGATGATGTGGGTAACGGTGCGGCTGATGATTACGGCTTCCAGGAAGATGCCAGCGGTTATGCAGACCAGCCGGCGGAAAACAATCCGCCGAAGCCAGCGCAGCCGGCTAACAATACGCCGAAACCAGCGCAACCGGCTACGAATCCGCCAGCAAAGCCTGTGCAACAGCAACCGGCCACCAACACACCGGCGCAACAACCGAAGGCAACGTATCCGCCTAAACCAGGAAAAGGAAATTAA
- a CDS encoding M20/M25/M40 family metallo-hydrolase, with protein MLKQTGLVLLLAAFTASSVSGQDYQPSADRIRSHVGYLAAEKLKGRGTNEKGGRKASAWVAKQFKKLGLKPGNNGSYFQDFTFDKNKHKGVPSRNVLGYLDNGAAYTIIIGAHYDHLGTAGLFDGRYPIGQIHNGADDNASGVAGLLEFARYYVKNGEKEPFNFLFISFGGEELGLQGSKYYVANPTIALDKIHFMLNMDMIGRYNEERGIGIGGYGSAEQWPAIFKDVKEEGIKYFTDAAGKGGSDHGSFFVGGVPVMFFHTGGHDDYHKPTDDVEKLKAKEEAAIIRLGLQLIGNAMKYGKLTYVGEKK; from the coding sequence ATGTTGAAACAAACAGGATTGGTCCTGCTGCTGGCCGCGTTTACCGCCAGCTCTGTATCCGGGCAGGATTATCAACCATCTGCCGACCGCATCAGGTCGCACGTAGGCTACCTTGCTGCTGAGAAATTAAAAGGCCGTGGTACCAATGAAAAGGGCGGCCGCAAAGCTTCGGCCTGGGTAGCCAAACAGTTTAAGAAATTAGGGCTGAAGCCAGGTAACAACGGCAGCTATTTCCAGGATTTTACATTTGATAAGAATAAACATAAAGGTGTGCCCAGCCGCAACGTTCTCGGTTACCTTGATAACGGGGCTGCTTACACGATTATCATTGGCGCGCACTACGATCACCTGGGCACAGCCGGCCTGTTCGATGGCAGGTACCCGATAGGCCAGATCCATAACGGGGCGGACGATAACGCCTCCGGGGTGGCCGGACTACTCGAGTTTGCCCGCTATTACGTGAAGAATGGAGAAAAAGAACCTTTCAACTTTTTGTTCATTTCCTTTGGTGGCGAGGAGCTGGGCTTGCAGGGTTCGAAGTACTACGTAGCCAATCCGACCATCGCGCTGGATAAAATACATTTTATGCTGAACATGGATATGATCGGTCGTTACAACGAGGAGCGGGGTATCGGCATTGGCGGTTATGGCAGTGCGGAACAGTGGCCTGCGATCTTTAAAGATGTAAAAGAAGAGGGCATTAAATACTTTACAGATGCAGCGGGCAAAGGTGGTTCCGACCACGGCAGCTTCTTCGTTGGCGGCGTACCCGTGATGTTTTTTCACACCGGCGGGCACGATGATTACCACAAACCTACTGACGATGTGGAGAAGCTGAAAGCGAAAGAGGAAGCAGCGATCATCCGGCTGGGCCTTCAGCTGATCGGGAATGCGATGAAGTACGGGAAGCTGACTTATGTAGGGGAGAAGAAGTAA
- the yidC gene encoding membrane protein insertase YidC: MDRNSIIGFLLIGALLVGYIFYNNKTQVAAQKEKHRKDSIAALNKPKEDKTPVVDSTGHVVTADSATLAANYGVLANAVAGTEQVQVLENDVVRIELTNKGGQPKLVRVKAFKGEGAKNNKQFLSSDGKPLDLQAGSYNRISLALPVNGKQVNTADLYFAGSQIQTNADGSQVVTYRLETGNPAQYLEYIYTLAKDSYVVNFNIHAVGMHNLIAGNTLPLQWNSRFTKQEHDMTSERMNNQMHYRLEEKGHDYFTLQNKSQEKLEKVQWLSFKQQFFNVTFMPKKGTFASADITTNVPQSPNIVGEQMTTLQLPYDRSANYSFPIDIYYGPNHYKTLKSFGNDFESIIPLGTGIFAFVKYVNKWIIIPVFNLLSGSISNYGLIIILLTIFIRLLIAPFTYQSYVSQAKMKVLKPELDALRAKHGDDQQAFGMEQMKLFRSAGVSPLGGCLPALLQLPILVAMYSFFPSSIELRQESFLWATDLSTYDSILNFGFEIPFYGNHVSLFTLLMTVTSLILAFYNRGMTDQSNPVMKYMPYVFPIMLLGIFNKLAAALTFYYFLSNVISIVLQFVLQNFVINHAKIHAQIEENKKKPKTQSKFAEKMAELQKRQQEMQKQQQSRKK, translated from the coding sequence ATGGACAGAAATTCGATCATCGGCTTTCTCCTTATTGGCGCCCTGCTGGTGGGTTATATTTTTTATAACAATAAAACCCAGGTAGCCGCTCAAAAAGAGAAACACCGCAAGGATTCTATCGCCGCGCTGAACAAACCAAAAGAAGACAAAACACCTGTGGTGGATTCCACAGGCCACGTAGTAACCGCAGACTCAGCAACGCTGGCCGCAAACTATGGCGTACTGGCAAATGCTGTTGCCGGCACAGAGCAGGTACAGGTACTGGAAAACGATGTGGTAAGGATCGAACTGACCAATAAAGGCGGCCAGCCCAAACTGGTAAGGGTGAAAGCCTTTAAAGGTGAAGGCGCTAAAAACAACAAACAGTTCCTTTCGTCCGACGGCAAGCCGCTGGACCTGCAGGCTGGCAGCTACAACCGCATTTCCCTGGCGCTGCCCGTTAATGGCAAACAGGTGAATACAGCAGATCTGTATTTTGCCGGCAGCCAGATACAGACAAACGCCGATGGCAGCCAGGTAGTAACCTACCGCCTCGAAACCGGAAATCCCGCACAATACCTTGAATACATTTATACCCTGGCGAAAGACAGCTACGTGGTGAACTTCAATATCCACGCAGTAGGCATGCACAACCTGATTGCCGGTAACACCCTGCCTTTGCAGTGGAACAGCCGCTTTACGAAACAGGAGCATGATATGACGTCGGAGCGTATGAACAACCAGATGCACTATCGCCTGGAAGAAAAAGGGCACGATTACTTTACCCTGCAGAACAAAAGCCAGGAGAAACTGGAGAAAGTACAGTGGCTCAGCTTCAAGCAGCAGTTCTTTAACGTGACGTTCATGCCGAAAAAAGGCACCTTTGCGAGCGCTGATATTACTACCAACGTGCCGCAAAGCCCGAACATCGTAGGGGAGCAGATGACGACGCTGCAGCTGCCTTACGACCGCTCTGCCAACTACTCTTTCCCGATCGATATTTATTATGGTCCGAACCACTATAAAACGCTTAAATCTTTCGGCAACGACTTCGAAAGCATTATACCGCTGGGTACAGGCATCTTCGCTTTTGTGAAGTATGTGAATAAATGGATCATCATCCCGGTATTTAACCTGTTGAGTGGTTCCATCAGCAACTATGGTCTGATCATCATCCTGCTTACCATTTTTATCCGCCTGCTCATCGCTCCGTTTACTTACCAGAGCTATGTTTCCCAGGCTAAAATGAAGGTGCTGAAGCCGGAACTGGACGCGCTGCGTGCCAAACACGGCGACGACCAGCAGGCATTTGGTATGGAGCAGATGAAGTTGTTCCGCAGCGCAGGTGTAAGCCCGTTAGGAGGTTGTTTGCCAGCCCTGCTGCAGTTACCGATCCTGGTAGCGATGTACAGCTTCTTCCCATCCTCCATCGAGCTGCGCCAGGAAAGTTTCCTGTGGGCGACCGACCTGTCTACCTACGACTCTATCCTGAACTTCGGTTTCGAGATACCGTTCTATGGCAACCACGTGAGCCTGTTCACCCTGCTGATGACCGTAACGAGCCTGATACTGGCATTTTACAACCGTGGTATGACCGACCAGAGCAACCCGGTAATGAAGTACATGCCGTATGTGTTCCCGATCATGCTGTTAGGTATCTTTAACAAACTGGCGGCGGCACTTACGTTCTACTACTTCCTGTCGAACGTGATCAGCATCGTGCTGCAGTTCGTCCTTCAGAACTTCGTGATCAACCATGCTAAGATCCATGCACAGATCGAGGAGAACAAGAAGAAGCCAAAAACGCAATCCAAGTTTGCGGAAAAGATGGCCGAGTTGCAGAAACGCCAGCAGGAAATGCAGAAACAGCAACAGTCCCGCAAAAAATAA
- a CDS encoding CTP synthase translates to MAKYIFVTGGVTSSLGKGILAASLAKLLQARGLKVTIQKFDPYINVDPGTLNPYEHGECFVTEDGAETDLDLGHYERFLNTPTSQANNVTTGRIYQTVINKEREGAYLGKTVQVIPHITDEIKRRILLLGKDNKFDIVITELGGTVGDIESLPYIEAVRQLQWELGEEDCLVIHLTLIPYLRAAKELKTKPTQHSVRLLSEYGVHADIIVCRTEEPMYRDLKKKIALFCNVKIEAVIEMNDVSTIYEVPLEMMREKLDVTVLQRLHLPVEKEPELVKWREFLDKLKYPKSKVTIGLIGKYVELQDAYKSILESFIHAGAMNECKVVVQNIHSEHITPENVAEKLKNLDGLLVAPGFGHRGIEGKITAIQYARENQLPFFGICLGMQMAVVEYARNVVGLKDAHSVEMNPETAYPVVNLMEEQKKVTAKGGTMRLGAYACDLTPGSKAAEIYASTAITERHRHRYEFNNEFISQFEASGLVLSGRNPESGLVEMIEIPGHPFFVGCQFHPELKSTVEAPAPIFVHFVRAAKQNAESRNEKAVITDEKVVQHG, encoded by the coding sequence ATGGCAAAATATATCTTCGTTACGGGAGGTGTTACATCCTCATTGGGTAAAGGAATTTTAGCTGCTTCGCTGGCAAAACTGTTGCAGGCGCGCGGGTTAAAAGTGACAATTCAGAAATTTGATCCATATATCAACGTGGATCCGGGAACACTCAACCCCTACGAACACGGGGAATGTTTTGTAACCGAAGATGGTGCAGAAACCGATCTCGACCTGGGTCACTACGAGCGTTTCCTCAACACGCCTACTTCCCAGGCCAACAACGTGACCACCGGCCGTATTTACCAGACTGTTATCAACAAAGAGCGCGAAGGTGCTTACCTGGGTAAAACCGTGCAGGTGATCCCGCACATCACCGACGAAATCAAGCGCAGGATACTGCTCCTGGGTAAAGACAATAAATTCGACATCGTTATTACCGAGCTGGGTGGCACCGTGGGTGACATCGAGTCGCTGCCTTACATTGAGGCGGTTCGTCAGCTGCAATGGGAGCTGGGCGAAGAGGATTGCCTGGTGATTCACCTCACCCTCATACCTTACCTGCGCGCTGCAAAAGAGCTTAAAACCAAGCCTACACAGCACTCTGTAAGGTTGCTGAGCGAATATGGCGTGCATGCAGACATTATCGTTTGCCGTACGGAGGAGCCGATGTACCGCGACCTGAAAAAGAAAATCGCCCTGTTCTGTAACGTGAAGATCGAAGCCGTTATCGAAATGAACGACGTAAGCACGATTTACGAAGTTCCGCTCGAAATGATGCGCGAAAAACTGGACGTTACCGTACTGCAACGCCTGCACCTGCCGGTGGAAAAAGAACCCGAGCTGGTAAAATGGCGCGAGTTCCTCGACAAACTGAAATACCCGAAATCCAAAGTTACCATCGGCCTCATCGGCAAGTACGTGGAGTTGCAGGATGCTTATAAATCCATCCTGGAATCATTTATCCACGCCGGCGCTATGAACGAGTGCAAGGTGGTAGTGCAAAATATTCACTCCGAACACATTACTCCTGAAAACGTAGCAGAGAAACTGAAAAACCTCGACGGTTTGCTGGTTGCTCCTGGTTTCGGACATAGGGGTATTGAGGGTAAGATCACCGCTATCCAGTATGCCCGCGAAAACCAGCTGCCTTTCTTTGGCATCTGCCTGGGTATGCAAATGGCCGTGGTAGAATATGCACGCAACGTAGTAGGACTGAAAGATGCTCACTCCGTAGAAATGAACCCGGAAACAGCTTACCCGGTAGTGAACCTGATGGAAGAGCAGAAAAAAGTAACAGCGAAAGGCGGTACTATGCGCCTGGGTGCTTACGCCTGTGACCTGACACCTGGTTCCAAAGCGGCGGAAATTTACGCGTCTACCGCAATTACCGAGCGTCACCGTCACCGTTACGAGTTCAACAACGAGTTTATCAGCCAGTTCGAAGCGTCAGGCCTGGTACTCTCCGGCCGTAACCCGGAAAGTGGCCTGGTAGAAATGATCGAGATCCCCGGCCACCCGTTCTTCGTGGGCTGCCAGTTCCACCCCGAACTAAAAAGCACCGTAGAAGCTCCTGCGCCGATCTTCGTTCATTTCGTACGTGCTGCCAAACAAAACGCAGAATCACGCAACGAAAAGGCAGTGATCACCGACGAAAAAGTAGTTCAACACGGTTAA
- a CDS encoding acyl-CoA thioesterase: MTLSPKNAQQSLIQMTELVLPNDTNTFGNLMGGRLMYWMDIAAALSCMKHCAAPVVTASVDNISFENPIKLGNVVHIEAQVTRAFNTSMEVHMKVWGEDPVQQYRYKSNEAFMTFVALDPNGNSRPVPAVIAETEEEKKLFEGALRRRQLRLILSGRMKPADAAELRALFMEA, encoded by the coding sequence ATGACGCTTTCGCCAAAAAATGCACAACAATCGCTGATACAAATGACCGAACTGGTGCTTCCGAACGATACGAACACTTTTGGCAACCTCATGGGCGGACGTCTGATGTATTGGATGGACATTGCCGCCGCACTCTCCTGCATGAAACATTGCGCTGCCCCGGTTGTAACGGCCTCCGTGGACAATATATCATTCGAAAATCCCATCAAACTCGGTAACGTAGTACATATAGAAGCGCAGGTGACCCGCGCTTTCAACACTTCTATGGAGGTACACATGAAAGTTTGGGGCGAAGACCCGGTGCAACAGTACCGTTACAAATCCAACGAAGCGTTCATGACCTTCGTGGCCCTCGACCCTAACGGTAACTCCCGTCCGGTGCCGGCTGTCATAGCTGAAACAGAAGAGGAGAAGAAATTATTCGAAGGCGCGCTCCGCCGCAGGCAGCTCCGCCTCATCCTCAGTGGCAGGATGAAACCAGCCGACGCAGCCGAACTGCGGGCCTTGTTCATGGAAGCATAA
- a CDS encoding HD domain-containing protein, translating to MTIIETTVAYVKEELAGAEGGHDWWHIYRVWKLARHIAEKEGADLQVVELGALLHDIADSKFHGGDEEAGPAKARAFLQAQQVNEAVIGHVENIIRHISFKGGKEKAVFTSPELSAVQDADRLDAIGAIGIARAFNYGGFRNRAMYDPTIAPDLHMTRDQYKNSTAPTINHFYEKLLLLKDRMNTATGKALAEERHQFMEQFLDRFYQEWEGKE from the coding sequence ATGACGATCATCGAAACGACTGTTGCATACGTAAAGGAAGAACTGGCCGGCGCAGAAGGCGGGCATGACTGGTGGCACATCTACCGCGTTTGGAAACTGGCGCGGCACATCGCGGAAAAAGAAGGGGCCGATCTGCAGGTGGTGGAGCTGGGCGCTTTGTTGCACGACATTGCCGATTCCAAATTTCACGGTGGCGATGAGGAAGCTGGTCCGGCCAAGGCCAGGGCGTTTTTGCAGGCGCAGCAGGTGAACGAAGCGGTGATCGGCCATGTGGAGAACATTATTCGCCATATCTCCTTTAAAGGCGGTAAAGAGAAAGCCGTTTTCACTTCGCCTGAGCTTTCTGCAGTGCAGGATGCGGACCGCCTGGACGCGATCGGCGCTATCGGCATCGCCAGGGCCTTCAACTATGGCGGGTTTCGCAACCGGGCGATGTACGATCCGACCATAGCGCCCGATTTGCACATGACCAGGGATCAATATAAAAACAGTACAGCGCCTACCATCAATCACTTCTATGAAAAGCTGTTGTTGCTGAAAGATCGCATGAATACGGCTACGGGTAAAGCATTGGCGGAAGAGCGGCACCAGTTTATGGAGCAGTTCCTCGATCGTTTTTACCAGGAGTGGGAGGGGAAGGAGTAG
- a CDS encoding precorrin-2 dehydrogenase/sirohydrochlorin ferrochelatase family protein — MEENQLFPVFFKLDQLQVLVVGGGNIGHEKVGAMLQNSPRARITVVATWFSTELEQLVKNYPDVELVQKAFSCGDVFGKDLVIAATNDRELNHCIWEKAKAARVLVNVADTPELCDFYLGSIVRKGNLKIAISTNGKSPTIAKRLKEVFQEALPDTLEDVLQKLHMLRERLKGDFSEKVKELNRITSVLVKEKHSEQ; from the coding sequence ATGGAGGAAAATCAGTTATTCCCGGTATTTTTTAAGTTAGACCAGCTACAGGTATTGGTAGTGGGCGGCGGCAACATTGGCCACGAAAAGGTAGGCGCCATGTTGCAAAACAGTCCGCGTGCCCGCATTACCGTGGTGGCTACATGGTTTAGTACCGAACTGGAACAACTGGTTAAAAACTATCCGGACGTGGAGCTGGTGCAAAAGGCATTTTCCTGCGGCGACGTTTTCGGAAAAGACCTCGTTATTGCCGCTACAAACGACCGGGAACTGAACCACTGCATCTGGGAAAAAGCGAAAGCTGCCCGTGTACTGGTGAACGTTGCCGATACCCCGGAGCTGTGCGACTTTTACCTCGGCTCCATCGTGCGCAAAGGCAACCTAAAAATCGCCATCAGCACTAACGGTAAGTCGCCTACCATCGCTAAACGCCTGAAAGAGGTATTCCAGGAAGCACTGCCGGATACGCTGGAGGATGTGCTGCAAAAACTGCACATGCTACGGGAAAGACTGAAAGGTGATTTCTCCGAAAAGGTGAAGGAACTGAACCGCATCACTTCGGTGCTCGTAAAAGAGAAACACTCCGAACAATGA
- the cobA gene encoding uroporphyrinogen-III C-methyltransferase: MLPTQPKLTLVGAGPGDPELITVKGLKAIQQARVILYDALSNNELLEHASPNCLKRFVGKRAGMHVYTQAEINRMIVKYALTFGNVVRLKGGDSFVFGRGSEEIAYAQQYEIKTEVIPGISSAISVPGINNIPVTARNVSEGFWVITGSTQDGKLGRDLEYAIQANTTVVVLMGMKKLEQIAGIYEAAGHGAVPAAIIQNGTLPTQKIGVGIAADLPKIALEHQLTNPAIIVIGEVVRFHEAFQALQTKLAEDYKMAV, encoded by the coding sequence ATGTTACCGACTCAGCCCAAATTGACACTCGTAGGCGCCGGACCCGGCGATCCGGAACTGATTACTGTGAAAGGACTGAAAGCTATTCAGCAGGCCCGGGTAATCCTTTACGATGCCCTGTCGAACAACGAACTGCTGGAGCACGCTTCGCCCAACTGCCTCAAACGCTTTGTAGGCAAGCGCGCCGGTATGCATGTATATACACAGGCCGAAATCAACAGGATGATTGTAAAATATGCATTAACTTTCGGTAACGTGGTTCGGCTGAAGGGAGGCGACTCCTTCGTATTCGGCCGCGGCTCGGAAGAAATTGCGTACGCGCAGCAATACGAGATCAAAACGGAAGTAATTCCCGGGATCAGCAGCGCCATTTCTGTACCCGGTATTAATAATATACCTGTCACCGCCCGCAACGTAAGCGAAGGTTTTTGGGTAATTACCGGCTCTACACAAGATGGTAAACTGGGCCGGGACCTGGAGTATGCGATACAGGCGAATACGACAGTGGTGGTACTGATGGGCATGAAAAAACTGGAGCAGATCGCCGGTATTTACGAAGCCGCTGGTCACGGCGCGGTACCTGCAGCTATTATCCAGAACGGCACCCTGCCTACGCAGAAAATTGGTGTGGGCATTGCGGCCGATCTACCTAAAATTGCACTGGAACACCAGCTGACTAACCCGGCTATCATCGTGATAGGCGAGGTGGTAAGGTTCCACGAAGCCTTCCAGGCTTTACAAACGAAACTGGCGGAAGATTATAAAATGGCAGTATAA